The following proteins are encoded in a genomic region of bacterium:
- the miaB gene encoding tRNA (N6-isopentenyl adenosine(37)-C2)-methylthiotransferase MiaB: MKAFIKTYGCQMNKYTSLVYREELSQLGYEMTENENEADVILLNTCSVRKHAEDRALGRLNSLLSLKRKNPALKIGIVGCMAERLGNKLFEISPHLDFIISPNNIGMIKEAIRGKSYKALSDEPSFPCQKGIKAFVPVSFGCSNYCSYCVVPYTTGCLKSRKKDEVIRECEFLLKNGIKEITLLGQDITSYGRDLNDGNLASILTSVSKMGILRIRFITSHPLGMNEEMIGAIANNKNICPSIHIPLQSGSNRILSLMNRGYEIEYYITLVEKIRKSLEEPSITTDIIVGFPTESKDDFSKTQEALKAIEFDSAFLFKYSPREGTGAYKLKEDLSEKEKIERLNHLIKIQNEISFKKNKCLIGKEYNVLVEGKNLKDKKFLIGRTDTDKMVVFKGEPSLIGKIIRVKIEDASTYTLKGEGYGLPT; encoded by the coding sequence ATGAAGGCATTTATAAAGACATATGGTTGTCAAATGAATAAATACACATCCCTTGTCTATAGGGAGGAATTGTCCCAATTAGGCTATGAGATGACAGAAAATGAAAATGAAGCAGATGTCATTCTTCTTAATACCTGTAGCGTTAGAAAGCATGCAGAGGATAGGGCATTGGGAAGGCTTAACTCACTTTTATCATTAAAAAGAAAAAATCCGGCTCTTAAGATTGGCATTGTTGGATGTATGGCAGAAAGGCTTGGTAATAAGCTTTTTGAAATATCCCCACATCTTGATTTTATAATTTCTCCAAATAATATTGGAATGATAAAAGAGGCAATAAGGGGAAAATCTTACAAGGCTCTATCAGATGAGCCTTCATTCCCCTGTCAAAAAGGAATTAAGGCATTTGTTCCAGTCTCCTTTGGTTGCTCTAATTATTGCTCATATTGCGTTGTTCCATATACCACAGGGTGCCTTAAGAGTAGAAAAAAGGACGAGGTCATAAGAGAATGTGAATTTTTATTAAAGAATGGCATAAAGGAGATAACCCTTCTTGGTCAGGATATAACATCCTATGGAAGGGATTTGAATGATGGGAATTTAGCCTCTATTTTAACCTCTGTTTCCAAAATGGGTATTTTAAGAATAAGGTTTATAACATCACATCCCTTGGGAATGAATGAAGAAATGATTGGGGCTATTGCCAACAACAAAAACATTTGTCCTTCAATTCATATTCCTTTACAATCTGGCTCTAATAGAATTCTTTCCCTTATGAATAGGGGCTATGAAATTGAATATTACATTACACTTGTAGAGAAGATAAGAAAAAGCTTAGAAGAGCCTTCAATTACAACAGACATCATTGTTGGATTTCCAACAGAAAGTAAAGATGATTTTAGCAAAACACAAGAGGCATTAAAGGCAATAGAATTTGATTCAGCATTTTTGTTTAAGTATTCGCCAAGGGAAGGGACAGGGGCTTACAAATTAAAAGAGGATTTAAGTGAAAAGGAAAAGATAGAAAGGCTAAACCATCTTATTAAAATACAAAATGAAATATCTTTTAAAAAAAACAAATGCCTTATAGGAAAAGAATATAATGTCCTTGTTGAGGGGAAAAACCTTAAAGATAAAAAATTCTTGATAGGAAGGACAGATACAGATAAAATGGTTGTATTTAAAGGAGAGCCTTCCTTAAT